A region from the Mycolicibacterium litorale genome encodes:
- a CDS encoding acyl-CoA dehydrogenase family protein, translated as MDFTLPEHLPGVLAEMDAFIEAEIKPLEREHIQYFDRHREYARTDWENGGIPQRAWEDLLDEMRRRADAAGWLRYGLPTQFGGRGGSNLDMAVIREHLAHKGLGLHNDLQDESSIVGNFPQVIMMDRFGTEQQKAEWIEAMITGTRSMAFGLTEPDHGSDATWLETRAERDGDGWVINGRKRWNTGVHRATHDLIFARTSGDPGQARGITAFLVPTDAPGFEVPYYWWTFNMPTDHGEVVLTDVRVPDDAILGEVDRGLEVGQTFLHENRIRQAASSLGAAQYCIDRAVAYAGQRMVFGKPLAVNQAVQWPLVELQTEAQMVRLLVYYAATELDRSHHMEVSDKVSMANYRANRLVCDAADRAMQVHGGVGYSRHEPFEHIYRHHRRYRITEGAEEIQIRRVAQRLFGFGRR; from the coding sequence ATGGATTTCACCCTCCCAGAACATCTTCCGGGCGTGCTCGCCGAAATGGACGCGTTCATCGAGGCGGAGATCAAACCGCTCGAACGCGAGCACATCCAGTACTTCGACCGCCACCGCGAATACGCCCGCACCGACTGGGAGAACGGCGGCATCCCGCAGCGCGCGTGGGAGGATCTGCTCGACGAGATGCGCCGGCGCGCCGACGCCGCCGGCTGGCTGCGGTACGGATTGCCCACACAGTTCGGTGGGCGCGGCGGATCCAACCTCGACATGGCCGTGATCCGGGAGCACCTCGCGCACAAGGGTCTCGGTCTGCACAACGACCTTCAGGACGAGTCGTCGATCGTCGGCAACTTCCCGCAGGTGATCATGATGGACCGCTTCGGCACAGAGCAGCAGAAAGCCGAGTGGATCGAGGCGATGATCACCGGCACGCGCTCGATGGCGTTCGGGTTGACCGAACCCGACCACGGATCGGACGCGACGTGGCTGGAGACCCGCGCCGAGCGCGACGGTGACGGCTGGGTCATCAACGGCAGGAAGCGGTGGAACACCGGTGTGCACCGCGCCACCCACGACCTGATCTTCGCCCGCACCTCGGGAGACCCTGGTCAGGCCCGCGGCATCACCGCATTCCTCGTGCCCACCGACGCACCGGGTTTCGAGGTGCCCTACTACTGGTGGACGTTCAACATGCCCACCGATCACGGCGAGGTCGTCCTCACCGACGTCCGGGTGCCCGACGACGCCATCCTCGGCGAGGTCGACCGCGGCCTGGAAGTGGGCCAGACCTTCCTGCACGAGAATCGGATCCGGCAGGCGGCGAGCAGTCTCGGAGCCGCGCAGTACTGCATCGACCGGGCCGTCGCGTACGCGGGTCAGCGCATGGTCTTCGGCAAACCGCTGGCGGTGAATCAGGCCGTACAGTGGCCGCTGGTCGAGTTGCAGACCGAGGCTCAGATGGTGCGTCTGCTGGTGTACTACGCCGCCACCGAACTCGACCGCAGCCACCACATGGAGGTCTCGGACAAGGTGTCGATGGCGAACTACCGCGCCAACCGGCTGGTGTGCGACGCCGCCGACCGCGCGATGCAGGTCCATGGCGGCGTCGGCTACAGCCGGCACGAACCGTTCGAACACATCTACCGTCACCATCGGCGCTACCGGATCACCGAAGGGGCCGAGGAGATCCAGATCCGCCGGGTCGCCCAGCGGCTGTTCGGGTTCGGGCGGAGGTGA
- a CDS encoding TetR/AcrR family transcriptional regulator, with translation MAPETSTLSSKGRQTRYAIEQAARKLFAERGFHGTTLADITSAAGKSPAVFYRYFDDKEDLLAALAQSFLHDVVAPSWSSVPLPSSPEDTAFFTTVVTGYWNIFKQNLGIMIAVAQLAAAQQRFADLQNEFRRFGMDIVAASVRNAQQQGYGADLSAEHTAAAIALLFENFTVVMVGNSGLGLQMSDADAIATLSTIWKKTLYGA, from the coding sequence ATGGCCCCGGAGACGTCGACGCTGAGCAGCAAGGGCCGCCAGACCCGCTACGCGATCGAGCAGGCGGCCCGGAAGCTGTTCGCGGAGCGCGGATTCCACGGCACGACGCTGGCCGACATCACCTCCGCGGCCGGTAAGTCGCCCGCGGTGTTCTACCGCTACTTCGACGACAAGGAGGATCTGCTGGCCGCGCTGGCGCAGTCCTTCCTGCACGACGTCGTCGCGCCGTCGTGGTCGAGCGTGCCGCTGCCCTCCTCCCCCGAGGACACCGCGTTCTTCACCACCGTGGTCACCGGCTACTGGAACATCTTCAAACAGAACCTCGGCATCATGATCGCCGTCGCTCAGCTCGCCGCCGCCCAGCAGCGGTTCGCCGACCTGCAGAACGAATTCCGCCGGTTCGGCATGGACATCGTCGCCGCCTCGGTGCGCAACGCCCAGCAGCAGGGCTACGGCGCCGACCTCAGCGCCGAGCACACAGCCGCCGCGATCGCGCTGCTGTTCGAGAACTTCACCGTCGTCATGGTGGGCAACTCGGGTCTCGGACTGCAGATGAGTGACGCCGACGCGATCGCGACGCTGTCGACGATCTGGAAGAAGACCCTGTATGGCGCCTGA
- a CDS encoding hydroxymethylglutaryl-CoA lyase produces the protein MSELPAKVDIREVSLRDGLQIEQPIPLSAKLGLLEAVVATGVREVEATAFVSPSKVPALADAAELAAELGRFNHVEFSALVASPNGAKRAIAAGLRSIEYVVSAADGHSRANVGRSSAEAAAAIGDIAAIAHDSGATVEVIIATAWDCPFDGPTAPQRVLDVVDAATHLGVDRLAIADTIGTATPKRVSDLVALVRPRIGDLPLGAHFHNTRGAGLASAYAAVQSGITRLDASVGGLGGCPFAPGASGNIATEDLVYLLRDSGVDTDVDLQAAIAAAEVARTVVGHDLPSALLRAGDRITG, from the coding sequence GTGAGCGAACTGCCCGCCAAGGTCGACATCCGCGAGGTATCGCTGCGCGACGGCCTGCAGATCGAGCAGCCGATTCCGCTCTCGGCCAAGCTCGGCCTGCTGGAGGCCGTCGTGGCGACCGGTGTGCGCGAAGTCGAGGCGACGGCGTTCGTGTCGCCGTCGAAGGTGCCCGCACTCGCCGACGCCGCCGAGCTGGCCGCGGAACTGGGCCGGTTCAACCACGTCGAGTTCTCCGCGCTGGTGGCCAGCCCCAACGGCGCGAAGCGGGCCATCGCCGCCGGGTTGCGCTCGATCGAATACGTGGTGTCGGCGGCCGACGGGCACAGCCGGGCCAACGTGGGCCGATCCAGCGCGGAGGCGGCCGCGGCGATCGGTGACATCGCCGCGATCGCCCACGACAGTGGCGCCACCGTGGAGGTCATCATCGCGACGGCGTGGGACTGCCCGTTCGACGGTCCGACCGCGCCGCAGCGGGTGCTCGACGTCGTGGACGCGGCAACCCATCTCGGTGTCGACCGGCTGGCGATCGCCGACACCATCGGCACCGCGACGCCCAAACGGGTCAGCGACCTGGTGGCACTGGTGCGGCCGCGCATCGGCGACCTGCCCCTGGGCGCCCACTTCCACAACACCCGCGGCGCCGGTCTGGCCAGTGCCTACGCCGCCGTGCAGAGCGGAATCACGCGCCTCGACGCGTCGGTGGGCGGACTGGGTGGCTGCCCCTTCGCGCCGGGCGCCAGCGGCAACATCGCCACCGAGGACCTCGTCTATCTACTGCGCGACAGCGGTGTCGACACCGATGTGGACCTGCAGGCCGCCATCGCCGCGGCCGAGGTCGCCCGCACGGTCGTCGGCCACGACCTGCCCAGTGCGCTGCTGCGTGCCGGCGACCGGATCACCGGCTGA
- a CDS encoding CaiB/BaiF CoA transferase family protein codes for MTGALDGIRVIEIGTLISGPFAGRLLGDMGAEVLKIEPPGAPDPLRTWGQAELDGHRFFWTVHARNKKAITLDLRRPRGREIFLELVERTDIIVENFRPGTLERWDLGYDVLRARNKGIILVRVSGYGQTGPDAHRAGYASVAEAASGLRHLNGFPGGPPPRLALSLGDSLAGMFAAQGALAALYRRTVTGEGQVVDTALTESCLAVQESTIPDYDVGGVVRGPSGTRLEGIAPSNIYRAADGSWVVIAANQDTVFRRLCTAMGQPELATDDRFADHTARGRNQDELDKIIGDWAADRQPADIIATLSAAGVIAGPINTVADVVTDPQLNARGMIAEHWDERVERTVLGPGIVPVLSESPGEIRNAGPARPGHHNDEVYTGILGKTADELAELRAEGVL; via the coding sequence ATGACAGGCGCGCTCGACGGTATCCGGGTCATCGAGATCGGCACGTTGATCTCGGGCCCGTTCGCCGGCCGGCTACTCGGCGACATGGGCGCCGAGGTACTCAAGATCGAGCCGCCCGGCGCTCCCGACCCGCTCCGCACGTGGGGGCAGGCCGAACTCGACGGGCACCGCTTCTTCTGGACCGTCCATGCGCGCAACAAGAAAGCGATCACACTGGATCTGCGTAGGCCGCGTGGCCGGGAGATCTTCCTGGAGTTGGTCGAGCGCACCGACATCATCGTCGAGAACTTCCGTCCCGGCACGCTCGAACGCTGGGACCTCGGCTACGACGTCCTGCGCGCCCGCAACAAGGGGATCATCCTGGTGCGGGTCTCCGGCTACGGGCAGACCGGACCCGACGCCCACCGCGCGGGCTATGCCTCGGTCGCCGAGGCCGCCAGCGGGCTGCGACACCTCAACGGCTTCCCGGGCGGTCCCCCACCGCGGCTCGCGCTGTCGCTGGGCGACAGCCTGGCCGGCATGTTCGCCGCGCAGGGTGCGCTCGCGGCGCTCTACCGTCGCACCGTCACCGGGGAAGGCCAGGTCGTCGACACCGCGCTCACCGAATCCTGCCTGGCCGTGCAGGAATCGACGATCCCCGACTACGACGTCGGCGGCGTCGTACGCGGCCCCTCGGGCACCCGGCTGGAAGGGATCGCCCCGTCCAACATCTACCGCGCGGCCGACGGCAGCTGGGTGGTGATCGCGGCCAATCAGGACACGGTGTTCCGCCGGCTGTGCACGGCGATGGGACAGCCCGAACTCGCCACCGACGACCGGTTCGCCGACCACACCGCGCGCGGCCGCAATCAGGACGAGCTGGACAAGATCATCGGCGACTGGGCCGCCGACCGGCAACCCGCCGACATCATCGCGACACTGTCGGCGGCCGGCGTCATCGCGGGTCCGATCAACACCGTCGCCGACGTGGTCACCGACCCGCAGCTCAACGCGCGCGGCATGATCGCCGAGCACTGGGACGAACGCGTCGAACGCACGGTCCTGGGACCCGGCATCGTGCCGGTGCTCTCGGAGTCGCCGGGCGAGATCCGCAACGCGGGACCGGCGCGGCCTGGGCATCACAACGACGAGGTGTACACCGGCATCCTCGGCAAGACCGCGGACGAACTGGCCGAACTGCGCGCCGAGGGGGTGCTGTGA
- a CDS encoding alpha/beta hydrolase family protein codes for MTTAVRYEYDRIPYLVAYQNRSGVRDVYGGVAELVVLESHLLRPRDKPSDTVLVFMHPIGGGAYLPMMNALAKAGHHVIYCNSRFRGTDSALLMEKVVEDLGEAIKDAKNRLGYQKVVLAGWSGGGSLSVFYQQQAQHPTVTASPSGDGPDLTTLGLIPADGIMLLAAHISRHGTLTEWLDASILDESDPTDRDPELDLYNPDNPNQPPYTPQFLERYRAAQIARNRRITAWVKDKLAELRSAGRPDDEFAFVVHGTMADPRWLDPTVDPNDRAPGSCYLGDPQVVNMSPVGLARFCTLRSWLSQWSYDDANGDAVKAGPDIAVPTLVVGNLADDACTPSHTRRLFEAIDHPDKEMHEIAGANHYYSGPDQRETLREAVGICTDWLHRHGFSLSEG; via the coding sequence GTGACGACGGCGGTCAGGTACGAATACGACCGCATCCCGTATCTCGTCGCCTATCAGAACAGGTCCGGTGTGCGTGACGTGTACGGCGGGGTCGCCGAACTCGTCGTGCTGGAGAGCCATCTGCTGCGGCCGCGCGACAAGCCGAGCGACACCGTGCTGGTGTTCATGCACCCCATCGGCGGCGGGGCGTACCTGCCGATGATGAACGCGTTGGCCAAGGCCGGCCACCACGTCATCTACTGCAACAGCCGGTTCCGCGGCACCGATTCGGCGCTGCTGATGGAGAAGGTCGTCGAGGACCTCGGCGAGGCGATCAAGGATGCGAAGAACCGCCTCGGCTACCAGAAGGTGGTGTTGGCCGGCTGGAGCGGCGGCGGCTCGCTGTCGGTCTTCTACCAGCAGCAGGCGCAGCACCCCACGGTCACGGCCAGCCCGTCGGGCGACGGGCCTGACCTGACGACACTCGGGCTGATCCCCGCCGACGGCATCATGCTGCTGGCCGCTCACATCAGCCGCCACGGGACGCTGACCGAATGGCTCGACGCGTCGATCCTCGACGAATCCGATCCGACCGACCGTGATCCGGAACTCGACCTGTACAACCCCGACAACCCCAACCAGCCGCCGTACACGCCGCAGTTCCTCGAGCGCTACCGCGCCGCGCAGATCGCCCGCAATCGGCGGATCACGGCCTGGGTCAAGGACAAACTCGCCGAGCTGAGGTCAGCCGGTCGACCGGACGACGAATTCGCGTTCGTCGTGCACGGCACCATGGCCGATCCGCGCTGGCTCGACCCGACCGTCGATCCCAACGACCGCGCGCCCGGTTCCTGCTACCTCGGTGACCCGCAGGTGGTGAACATGAGCCCCGTCGGGCTGGCGCGGTTCTGCACCCTGCGCAGCTGGTTGTCGCAGTGGAGTTACGACGACGCGAACGGCGATGCGGTGAAGGCCGGACCGGACATCGCGGTACCCACGCTGGTGGTCGGCAACCTCGCCGACGACGCGTGCACGCCGAGCCACACCCGCCGGCTCTTCGAGGCGATCGACCACCCGGACAAGGAGATGCACGAGATCGCGGGGGCCAACCACTATTACTCCGGGCCCGACCAACGTGAGACGCTGCGGGAGGCGGTCGGCATCTGCACCGACTGGCTGCACCGGCACGGATTCTCACTCTCGGAGGGTTGA
- a CDS encoding homogentisate 1,2-dioxygenase yields the protein MESFVHLRKGKTPRRPHADLDGQKDDELGRGGFTGRTANMYRRHDPTAFRTVGPLRPLDVLSDQLKPGDATDADGAPLLMFSNPDCQVLLSRRSQEMPYFARYVDGDLLSFVHTGSGVLETEFGPLRYRPGDWVYLPKACTFRQIPDVESTLLMIQSTDEFRVPPPGPLGRHFPFDPSQATIPDPQPIDDGAGPQVDGEYEVRLFHEGGPTSLFYQHHPLDVEGWRGDNFAFTFNIADYHVITSDSVHLPATAHLFMQATGVYVMNFLPKPAEGVPGTERTPWYHRNVDYDEIAFFHGGSLYGIPMPPGLISHAPQGVHHGAPEKARERARRKFDEFHRVDWQVIAVDTRRRLTPSPEVLAGDLGQHS from the coding sequence ATGGAATCGTTCGTTCACCTGCGAAAAGGCAAGACGCCGCGACGTCCCCATGCCGACCTGGACGGTCAGAAGGACGACGAACTCGGGCGCGGCGGATTCACCGGACGCACCGCGAACATGTACCGGCGCCACGACCCGACGGCGTTTCGAACGGTCGGACCCCTGCGGCCCCTCGACGTGCTGAGCGATCAGCTCAAGCCCGGCGACGCGACCGACGCCGACGGGGCGCCGCTGCTGATGTTCTCCAACCCCGACTGTCAGGTGCTGCTCTCCCGGCGCTCCCAGGAGATGCCGTACTTCGCGCGCTACGTCGACGGGGACCTGCTGTCGTTCGTGCACACCGGATCCGGTGTGCTCGAGACCGAGTTCGGGCCGCTGCGTTACCGCCCCGGCGACTGGGTGTACCTCCCGAAGGCGTGTACGTTCCGACAGATCCCGGACGTCGAGTCCACGCTGCTGATGATCCAGTCCACCGACGAATTCCGCGTGCCGCCGCCGGGACCACTCGGCAGACACTTCCCCTTCGACCCGTCACAGGCCACGATCCCCGACCCGCAACCGATCGACGACGGCGCCGGCCCGCAGGTCGACGGTGAATACGAGGTCCGCCTCTTCCACGAGGGTGGACCGACATCGCTGTTCTACCAGCACCATCCGCTCGACGTCGAAGGCTGGCGGGGCGACAATTTCGCGTTCACGTTCAACATCGCCGACTATCACGTCATCACCTCCGACAGCGTGCACCTGCCCGCCACAGCGCACCTGTTCATGCAGGCCACCGGGGTCTACGTGATGAACTTCCTGCCCAAACCGGCCGAAGGCGTGCCCGGAACCGAACGCACGCCCTGGTATCACCGCAACGTCGACTACGACGAGATCGCGTTCTTCCACGGCGGCTCGCTGTACGGGATACCGATGCCGCCCGGGCTGATCTCGCATGCGCCGCAGGGTGTGCACCACGGCGCACCGGAGAAGGCGCGGGAACGCGCCCGCCGCAAATTCGACGAGTTCCACCGGGTGGACTGGCAGGTGATCGCCGTCGACACCCGCCGACGGCTGACGCCGTCGCCGGAGGTGCTGGCGGGCGATCTCGGGCAGCACTCGTGA
- a CDS encoding SRPBCC family protein produces MSNDVMTARTTMEAAAEDVFAVLADPSSHAAIDGTGWVREPLDAAPLTARGQIFEMAMYFNRPPDGHYRVANRVIAFEPPRAIAWEPGQRTGEQLEFGGWTWRYDLEPLGPSRTEVTLTYDWSAVAAEVRREIAFPPFGPEHLENSLHHLAALAELSRSGPPAR; encoded by the coding sequence ATGTCGAACGATGTGATGACCGCGAGAACAACCATGGAGGCCGCCGCCGAGGATGTCTTCGCGGTGCTCGCCGACCCCTCGTCGCACGCCGCGATCGACGGCACCGGATGGGTGCGCGAACCGCTCGATGCCGCCCCATTGACCGCGCGGGGGCAGATCTTCGAGATGGCGATGTACTTCAACCGACCACCGGACGGCCACTACCGGGTGGCGAACCGGGTGATCGCGTTCGAGCCGCCCCGCGCCATCGCGTGGGAGCCGGGCCAGCGCACCGGTGAGCAACTCGAATTCGGCGGCTGGACATGGCGTTACGATCTGGAGCCGCTCGGACCGTCGCGCACCGAGGTGACGCTGACCTACGACTGGTCGGCGGTCGCCGCGGAGGTCCGGCGCGAGATCGCCTTTCCGCCGTTCGGGCCGGAGCATCTCGAGAACTCGCTGCATCACCTGGCGGCCCTGGCCGAGCTCAGTCGGTCAGGTCCACCCGCACGGTGA
- a CDS encoding nitroreductase/quinone reductase family protein, which translates to MTGVRDAVTHTVQKRIANPVMRRLPFQTLLETTGRRSGEPRRTPLGGKRIGDQFWFVSEFGERSQYIRNIKADPRVRVRLRGRWHSGVAHLLPDDDARARLRELPIFNSFGVHTFGTELLTVRVDLTD; encoded by the coding sequence ATGACCGGTGTGCGCGACGCGGTGACCCATACGGTCCAGAAGCGCATCGCCAACCCGGTCATGCGACGCCTGCCGTTCCAGACACTGCTGGAGACCACCGGCCGCAGATCCGGTGAACCACGCCGAACGCCGCTGGGCGGCAAACGGATCGGCGATCAGTTCTGGTTCGTCTCCGAGTTCGGCGAACGGTCGCAGTACATCCGCAACATCAAGGCGGATCCGCGGGTGCGGGTGCGACTGCGCGGGCGGTGGCACTCCGGCGTGGCACATCTACTGCCCGACGACGACGCCCGTGCGCGGTTGCGAGAACTCCCCATTTTCAACAGCTTCGGCGTGCACACCTTCGGCACGGAGCTGCTCACCGTGCGGGTGGACCTGACCGACTGA
- a CDS encoding acyl-CoA dehydrogenase family protein has protein sequence MSPDFVNRLAERAHEAEQLRRLPQATVDDLIASKMTDLLVPARFGGRQAPYPEVLAPVREMAHGCASSAWTIGFYMLHNWMLALFNEQAQAEAFADRPFLAPAPLAPTGRGRPDGDSVRLSGRWSWATGVMHGNWIMVGALCGPDDALYPALALLPIGDVTVVDVWHTDGMRATGSNDVVIEQVHVPAHRLVRVTDIYAGTAPGAALHDVATYRWPMVPALALLAAMPALGSAERVAEVYSGRLGERVLAYEGVKQKDKPLAQARLGEAGVRLRALRALLDDTVGGIEQLVRDGDEVPLTVRAQARMAAAHIVHESRAVIAMLMAASGASAHFVQNPLQRAKRDVDVLSGHVIFDYDTSRELAGALQIGARIPPFAMI, from the coding sequence ATGAGCCCGGACTTCGTGAACCGGCTGGCTGAACGCGCCCACGAGGCCGAACAATTACGCCGCCTTCCGCAGGCCACGGTGGACGACCTCATCGCGTCGAAGATGACCGATCTGCTGGTGCCGGCCCGCTTCGGTGGCCGGCAGGCGCCCTATCCGGAGGTCCTCGCGCCGGTGCGGGAGATGGCGCACGGGTGCGCCTCGAGCGCATGGACCATCGGGTTCTACATGCTGCACAACTGGATGCTGGCGCTGTTCAACGAGCAGGCGCAGGCCGAGGCGTTCGCGGACCGGCCATTCCTCGCCCCCGCCCCGCTGGCACCCACCGGCCGCGGCCGCCCGGACGGCGACAGTGTGCGGTTGAGCGGGCGCTGGTCGTGGGCGACCGGGGTGATGCACGGCAACTGGATCATGGTCGGCGCGCTCTGCGGACCCGACGACGCGCTCTATCCCGCACTCGCGCTGCTGCCGATCGGCGACGTCACCGTCGTCGACGTGTGGCACACCGACGGGATGCGCGCCACCGGGTCCAACGACGTGGTGATCGAGCAGGTCCATGTCCCGGCCCACCGCCTCGTCCGCGTGACCGACATCTACGCGGGCACCGCGCCCGGTGCGGCGCTGCACGACGTGGCGACCTATCGCTGGCCGATGGTGCCCGCACTGGCACTGTTGGCCGCGATGCCCGCACTGGGCAGCGCCGAACGCGTCGCCGAGGTCTACAGCGGGCGTCTCGGCGAACGAGTGCTGGCCTACGAAGGTGTGAAACAGAAGGACAAACCCCTCGCCCAGGCCCGTCTCGGAGAGGCCGGCGTCCGACTGCGGGCGCTGCGCGCATTGCTCGACGACACCGTCGGCGGGATCGAGCAGCTCGTCCGCGACGGCGACGAGGTGCCGTTGACGGTCCGCGCGCAGGCGCGGATGGCCGCCGCGCACATCGTGCACGAATCCCGCGCGGTCATCGCGATGCTGATGGCCGCCTCCGGGGCGAGCGCCCATTTCGTCCAGAACCCGTTGCAGCGCGCCAAACGCGACGTCGACGTACTCTCCGGTCATGTGATCTTCGATTACGACACCAGCCGCGAATTGGCGGGCGCACTGCAGATCGGCGCGCGGATCCCGCCCTTCGCGATGATCTGA
- a CDS encoding HNH endonuclease signature motif containing protein — translation MYVRIMSGNDLQAAVTALRAAFDEVAACDVDLLTRSDLVAALDELETLWCQLPTMSHRMLARLQAEATPRELGAKSWKEVLSVRWRISTREAHRRLTEAALLAPRQPLTGPALPPELPATALAQAHGLINGEHVEVIRKAVDRLPSSVDVATREQFEVALVRTAVGVGPKELKDSADLTLFLLDQDGPEPDDTERARKRGVNKHKQRDDAMVDLSATLTPEAWAVWEVIFAKYAAPGMCNPDDPEPCTSGTPSQAQIDNDHRSLAQRQHDALLAVGRIALMSGELGHLNGLPVSVIIRTTLQDLESRAGIGTTGGGTVVPIADVIRMAGHAHHFLAVFDRATGSALDLFRTKRIASPAQRIMLIARDGGCTKPGCTIGAYGCQAHHVDSDWSDGGNTNVDELGLACGPDNRSVDKDDGWTTRMNDQCEVEWTPPPQLDTGQARLNYYHRPERLLAPPDDPNLPGEPAPSAGPADEHNQTRHDAAAGRVTDHAHETLRPADATTSPTDDDENRPAEPESATRPADYPGEPRGSAPPEGRAA, via the coding sequence ATGTATGTTCGAATCATGTCCGGGAACGACCTGCAGGCCGCGGTGACCGCGCTGCGTGCCGCCTTCGACGAGGTGGCCGCCTGTGATGTCGACCTGCTGACTCGCTCCGATCTCGTTGCAGCCCTTGATGAGCTCGAAACCCTGTGGTGCCAACTGCCCACGATGAGCCACCGCATGCTGGCCCGCTTGCAGGCCGAGGCGACACCGCGGGAGTTGGGCGCCAAATCGTGGAAAGAGGTGCTATCGGTCCGCTGGCGCATCTCGACCAGAGAGGCCCATCGCCGGCTGACTGAAGCCGCCCTCTTGGCGCCTCGGCAGCCGTTGACTGGGCCCGCCCTGCCGCCGGAGTTACCCGCCACTGCCCTCGCCCAAGCCCACGGGCTCATCAACGGTGAGCACGTCGAGGTCATCCGCAAGGCCGTCGACAGACTGCCGAGTTCCGTCGACGTGGCCACCCGTGAGCAGTTCGAAGTCGCCCTTGTCCGCACGGCCGTCGGTGTCGGTCCGAAGGAACTCAAAGACAGTGCCGATCTCACTTTGTTCCTGCTCGACCAGGACGGACCCGAGCCCGACGACACCGAACGGGCCCGCAAGCGCGGCGTCAACAAGCACAAACAGCGAGATGACGCAATGGTCGATCTGAGCGCGACGTTGACCCCCGAAGCGTGGGCGGTGTGGGAGGTCATCTTCGCCAAGTACGCCGCGCCCGGGATGTGCAATCCCGACGACCCCGAACCCTGCACCTCGGGCACACCGTCACAGGCCCAGATCGACAACGACCACCGCAGCCTCGCCCAGCGTCAACACGACGCGCTGCTCGCCGTGGGGCGCATCGCCCTGATGAGCGGCGAACTCGGACACCTCAACGGACTGCCGGTCTCGGTCATCATTCGCACCACCCTGCAAGACCTGGAGTCCCGCGCCGGGATCGGCACCACCGGTGGCGGCACCGTCGTGCCGATCGCCGACGTGATCCGGATGGCCGGCCACGCCCACCACTTCCTGGCGGTGTTCGACCGCGCGACCGGATCGGCCCTGGATCTGTTCCGCACCAAGCGAATCGCCTCTCCGGCACAGCGGATCATGCTCATCGCGCGCGACGGCGGATGCACCAAACCCGGCTGCACCATCGGCGCCTACGGCTGCCAAGCGCACCACGTGGACTCCGACTGGTCAGACGGCGGCAACACCAACGTCGACGAACTCGGCCTGGCCTGCGGGCCCGACAACCGCAGCGTCGACAAAGACGACGGCTGGACCACCCGCATGAACGACCAATGCGAAGTCGAATGGACCCCGCCACCACAACTCGACACCGGCCAAGCCCGGCTGAACTACTACCACCGACCCGAACGCCTTCTCGCCCCACCCGACGACCCGAACCTGCCCGGCGAACCCGCCCCCTCAGCGGGACCGGCCGACGAACACAACCAGACCCGCCACGACGCGGCCGCGGGCCGGGTCACCGACCACGCCCACGAAACCCTCCGCCCGGCCGACGCCACCACATCACCAACCGACGATGACGAGAACCGCCCCGCGGAACCGGAGTCGGCGACCCGCCCCGCCGACTACCCCGGCGAACCCCGCGGCTCCGCACCTCCCGAAGGCCGCGCGGCCTGA